One window from the genome of Mauremys mutica isolate MM-2020 ecotype Southern chromosome 4, ASM2049712v1, whole genome shotgun sequence encodes:
- the LOC123369101 gene encoding uncharacterized protein LOC123369101 → MWDVPNPLGVWTQFDDICQFPEKSWFGFLSRGKSKETASESILQFLEDELYQELSHRKDFGDVERKLHCYKEHFKTSNIGDAEQKINDQETDFDERKESDVNVVLKEIARRTEAWLGTRRQTGNAEDVLQPKELEDILQCLNLTLALVTIFLKHSEKIPFSPVMMSLQILELFSGTEDLLQTKRDFRDLKQTRGLKEFMNVAESWIQELFPKSPEQEKVFFHYIDVSPKKSQ, encoded by the exons ATGTGGGATGTGCCCAATCCTTTGG GAGTGTGGACCCAATTTGATGACATCTGTCAGTTTCCAGAAAAGTCCTGGTTTGGCTTTTTATCAAGAGGAAAGTCCAAAGAGACTGCTAGTGAGTCTatcctgcagttcctggaagaTGAGCTATACCAAGAACTTTCTCACAGGAAGGACTTTGGTGATGTGGAAAGGAAGCTTCACTGCTACAAGGAGCACTTCAAAACCAGCAACATCGGTGATGCAGAGCAAAAAATAAATGATCAAGAAACTGACTTTGACGAGAGAAAG GAAAGTGATGTCAATGTAGTTTTGAAGGAGATTGCCAGAAGGACAGAGGCTTGGCTTGGTACCAG ACGTCAGACAGGAAATGCAGAGGATGTTTTGCAGCCAAAGGAGTTGGAGGATATTCTGCAGTGCCTTAATTTAACACTCGCTTTGGTCACAATTTTCTTGAAACACTCAGAGAAAATACCATTCAGCCCCGTGATGATGTCACTGCAGATTTTGGAATTGTTCTCTGGAACAGAAGATTTACTGCAAACCAAAAGG GATTTTCGGGACCTTAAGCAGACCCGGGGGCTCAAAGAATTTATGAATGTAGCAGAATCATGGATCCAGGAGTTATTCCCCAAATCTCCTGAACAGGAAAAAGTCTTTTTTCATTATATTGACGTGAGTCCAAAAAAATCCCAGTGA